Proteins encoded together in one Rhodospirillaceae bacterium window:
- a CDS encoding pseudouridine synthase — protein MSKDQKRIKSAHAGERIAKVMARVGLCSRRDAEIWIVNGRVSVNGKVLTSAAVNVGTKDVILVDGQPLPEKQLSRVWLYYKPKGLMTTAYDPEGRATVFDNLPADMPRVISIGRLDLNSEGLLLLTNDGELARKLELPTTAWIRRYRVRVNGRFDPKLLDGLKDGIEIDGVRYGPIIASFDRQQGANAWLNMALTEGKNREIRRICQHFGWPVSRLIRVGYGPFRLDEMEPGQVHEVKGKLLKEQLQFGNDYRHEEKTDLEKAAQESENRRARRERPAFDKGPDKRTREKNMPRSEREARAERPVRAERSERPARAEVPAGSEGRGRNQRPGRNERMAREDGAAPRFERPARSEKPSWDKSPRPGNRPEKPIRPARAEQASRSERPLRDERPREERAPRTERPARTDAPYRSERPSWADKPRRSDSPGRGDRPERGERPAFVKREDRPARDERPRRNESGGQGGKPSWSRQPDRDEQPVRQERARRNDRGARNEQAARGDAPKPGLKPGWAKNKPTKPQPGTGRKPDRDRAIKDERYARSERPTVDERPRKSFLKPAGDMPRSDKPRGPKPTGDKPRGKPAGKSGGKPGSGNARRFR, from the coding sequence ATGAGCAAGGATCAGAAGCGGATCAAAAGTGCCCATGCTGGCGAACGTATTGCCAAGGTGATGGCGCGTGTTGGTCTCTGCTCGCGGCGCGACGCGGAGATCTGGATCGTCAATGGCCGCGTCAGCGTCAACGGCAAGGTCCTCACCTCGGCGGCGGTGAATGTCGGCACCAAGGATGTGATCCTGGTCGACGGCCAGCCCTTGCCGGAGAAGCAGCTGTCGCGGGTCTGGCTCTATTACAAGCCCAAGGGCCTGATGACGACGGCTTACGACCCGGAAGGCCGTGCCACCGTGTTCGACAACCTGCCGGCCGATATGCCGCGGGTGATCTCGATCGGCCGTCTCGACTTGAATTCCGAAGGCCTGCTGCTGCTCACCAATGATGGCGAGCTGGCGCGCAAGCTGGAACTGCCGACCACCGCCTGGATCCGCCGTTACCGCGTCCGCGTCAATGGCCGCTTCGACCCGAAGCTGCTTGATGGCCTGAAGGACGGCATCGAGATCGACGGTGTGCGCTACGGCCCGATCATCGCGTCCTTCGACCGCCAGCAGGGTGCCAATGCCTGGCTCAACATGGCGCTGACCGAGGGTAAGAATCGCGAAATCCGCCGCATCTGCCAGCATTTCGGCTGGCCGGTCAGCCGTTTGATCCGCGTCGGCTATGGTCCCTTCCGCCTGGACGAGATGGAGCCGGGTCAGGTCCATGAAGTTAAGGGCAAATTGCTGAAAGAGCAGTTGCAGTTCGGCAACGATTACCGCCACGAAGAAAAGACCGATCTGGAAAAGGCGGCCCAGGAATCCGAGAACCGCCGCGCCCGTCGCGAACGTCCGGCCTTCGACAAGGGTCCTGACAAACGTACCCGCGAGAAGAACATGCCGCGCAGCGAGCGGGAAGCTCGGGCCGAACGACCGGTCCGCGCCGAGCGCAGTGAACGGCCCGCGCGTGCCGAGGTTCCTGCAGGCAGCGAAGGTCGCGGCCGCAATCAGCGGCCAGGCCGCAACGAGCGCATGGCCCGCGAAGACGGCGCAGCGCCGCGCTTCGAACGGCCGGCCCGCAGCGAGAAGCCGAGTTGGGACAAGTCACCGCGTCCGGGGAACAGGCCTGAAAAGCCGATCCGGCCAGCACGTGCCGAGCAAGCCAGCCGGTCTGAGCGACCCTTGCGCGATGAGCGGCCGCGTGAAGAGCGAGCACCACGGACCGAGCGGCCCGCGCGCACCGACGCGCCCTATCGCAGCGAAAGGCCGAGCTGGGCGGACAAGCCGCGGCGGAGCGATTCACCGGGCCGTGGCGATCGACCCGAGCGCGGCGAACGACCGGCTTTTGTGAAGCGTGAGGATCGACCGGCGCGGGACGAGCGGCCGCGTCGCAACGAGTCGGGCGGACAAGGCGGCAAGCCAAGCTGGTCGAGACAGCCGGATCGCGATGAGCAGCCGGTGCGCCAGGAGCGTGCCCGCCGCAACGATCGCGGCGCCCGCAACGAACAGGCCGCGCGCGGCGATGCGCCCAAACCCGGCCTGAAACCCGGTTGGGCGAAGAACAAGCCCACCAAACCGCAGCCCGGCACCGGCCGCAAGCCGGACCGTGACCGCGCGATCAAGGACGAGCGCTACGCCCGGAGCGAACGCCCGACCGTCGACGAGCGGCCGCGCAAGAGCTTTCTGAAGCCGGCCGGCGACATGCCCAGGAGCGATAAGCCGAGGGGGCCGAAACCGACGGGCGACAAGCCCCGTGGAAAACCAGCCGGCAAATCTGGCGGCAAGCCGGGATCGGGCAATGCGCGTCGATTCAGGTAG
- a CDS encoding FAD-binding oxidoreductase yields MSESIFAANYKNEAYWWEAAPRPDRCATSLPAKVDVLVIGSGYTGLMAARETAKGGRSTLVLDAEAAGFGCSSRNGGQVSTSIKPTYGELSGRLNQETAFGIRREGLNALGYIGDLITGENLACDWEVSGRFHAAHNPKQYDALAKSLAAQPKDLSSPYFMVPKAEQAKEIDSAFYHGGAVHSKHAALHPGKFHLELLRLAEAAGAQVVGYCPVTTIEKDGQGFIVSTPLGKVSARDVVVATNGYTGPLTPWHRRRVIPIGSYIIATEELPLELTSRLLPTNRMISDTRKLVFYYRLSPDKRRILFGGRVAYKENDPKVSAPRLHNWMSLIFPEVKETKVTHSWMGYVAYTFDTLPHIGKQDGLWYAMGYCGSGVSLATYFGMKIGQQVLGKADGRSALDNVPFQTRPLYEGNPWFLAPSILYYRIKDSLPI; encoded by the coding sequence ATGTCCGAGTCGATTTTCGCCGCCAACTACAAGAACGAGGCCTATTGGTGGGAGGCAGCCCCCCGTCCGGATCGATGCGCGACCAGCCTGCCTGCCAAGGTGGACGTGTTGGTGATCGGCTCCGGCTATACCGGGCTGATGGCCGCGCGCGAAACCGCCAAAGGCGGCCGCTCGACCCTGGTTCTCGATGCGGAGGCAGCCGGTTTTGGCTGCTCCAGCCGCAATGGCGGCCAAGTCTCGACCAGCATTAAACCAACCTATGGCGAACTCTCAGGTCGCCTCAATCAGGAAACCGCCTTTGGGATCCGCCGCGAGGGCTTGAATGCGCTTGGGTACATCGGCGATCTGATCACCGGCGAAAACCTCGCTTGCGATTGGGAGGTGAGCGGTCGCTTCCATGCCGCGCACAACCCCAAGCAGTACGACGCCCTGGCCAAGAGCCTCGCCGCCCAGCCCAAGGACCTCTCCAGCCCCTATTTCATGGTCCCGAAGGCAGAGCAGGCCAAGGAGATCGATAGCGCCTTTTATCATGGTGGTGCCGTGCATTCGAAACATGCAGCACTCCATCCCGGCAAGTTCCATCTCGAATTGCTGCGCCTCGCTGAGGCCGCCGGCGCGCAGGTGGTCGGCTATTGCCCGGTCACGACGATCGAGAAGGATGGCCAGGGCTTCATCGTCTCGACACCGCTTGGCAAGGTTTCCGCGCGTGACGTGGTTGTCGCGACCAACGGATATACCGGACCACTGACACCCTGGCATCGCCGGCGGGTCATCCCGATCGGTAGCTATATCATCGCCACGGAAGAACTGCCGCTGGAGTTGACCAGCCGGCTGCTGCCGACCAATCGCATGATCTCCGACACCAGGAAGCTCGTGTTCTACTACCGCCTGTCACCGGACAAGCGCCGTATCCTGTTCGGCGGCCGTGTCGCCTATAAGGAGAACGACCCGAAGGTCAGCGCGCCACGCCTCCACAATTGGATGTCGCTGATTTTCCCGGAGGTCAAGGAGACCAAGGTCACCCATAGCTGGATGGGCTATGTCGCCTATACCTTCGACACGTTGCCGCATATCGGGAAGCAGGACGGCCTGTGGTATGCGATGGGCTATTGCGGCTCGGGCGTGTCGCTCGCCACCTATTTCGGCATGAAGATCGGCCAGCAGGTCCTGGGCAAGGCGGACGGCAGATCCGCGCTCGACAACGTGCCGTTCCAGACGCGCCCGCTTTATGAAGGCAATCCGTGGTTCCTGGCGCCGTCGATCCTCTACTACCGGATCAAGGATTCGCTGCCGATCTAA
- a CDS encoding MFS transporter — MRAEGQRPALPRTIWMLGLTSLLMDGSSEIVHAVLPLLLVNTMGASVLLVGIIDGLAEATASITKIFSGALSDYWRNRKYIAALGYGLSACSKVIFPMAATPFMVFAGRFADRFGKGVRGAPRDALIADWVAPEHRGYAYGVRQALDNAGAVIGPLAAILLLQLYLGDVTPVLWWACVPAILSVAVMLTGVREPAVTEPRVKRPFPLRLSELRQLGRPFWLAMGLLFLLLLPRFSEAFHILRAQDVGVDAAWAPMTLVVMNLVAVPLTPLAGIWSDRIGRTRVIALGFALLVLSHLTMVLATGPLLVWIGAGIWGLHLTFTQGVFSALVADYAPAHLRGTAFGVFNLAAGIAIFVGSAAMGLAWDQLGASTAFALAAAVNVAGLALFLLPRK; from the coding sequence ATGAGGGCGGAGGGGCAGCGGCCCGCTTTGCCACGCACCATCTGGATGCTGGGATTGACCAGCTTGCTGATGGATGGGTCGAGCGAGATCGTGCACGCAGTGCTCCCGCTGCTGCTCGTCAACACGATGGGTGCCAGCGTGCTCTTGGTTGGGATCATCGACGGTCTCGCGGAAGCCACGGCCTCGATCACCAAGATTTTCTCCGGCGCGCTTAGTGACTACTGGCGGAACCGCAAATACATCGCCGCCCTGGGCTATGGCCTGAGCGCTTGTTCCAAGGTGATCTTTCCGATGGCGGCAACGCCCTTCATGGTGTTCGCGGGTCGCTTTGCCGATCGCTTCGGCAAGGGTGTGCGCGGCGCGCCGCGCGATGCACTGATTGCCGATTGGGTGGCCCCCGAGCATCGTGGCTATGCCTATGGCGTGCGCCAGGCGCTCGACAATGCCGGTGCCGTCATCGGACCCCTGGCCGCCATCCTGCTGCTGCAGCTTTATCTCGGCGACGTGACGCCGGTTCTGTGGTGGGCCTGTGTCCCCGCCATCCTCTCGGTCGCCGTGATGCTGACCGGTGTGCGCGAGCCGGCCGTCACGGAGCCCCGCGTGAAGCGGCCCTTTCCCCTGCGCCTCAGCGAACTCCGTCAACTCGGGCGACCCTTCTGGCTGGCGATGGGTCTTTTGTTCCTGCTGCTGCTGCCACGCTTTTCCGAAGCGTTCCATATCCTGCGCGCACAGGATGTCGGCGTTGACGCGGCCTGGGCGCCGATGACCTTGGTGGTGATGAACCTCGTCGCCGTTCCGCTGACGCCATTGGCCGGCATCTGGTCCGATCGGATCGGCCGCACACGCGTGATCGCCCTCGGCTTTGCGCTGCTGGTCCTCTCGCATCTGACCATGGTGCTTGCGACGGGACCGCTGCTGGTCTGGATCGGCGCCGGCATCTGGGGCCTGCACCTCACCTTCACGCAGGGTGTCTTCTCGGCCCTGGTGGCCGATTACGCACCGGCACATCTGCGCGGCACGGCCTTCGGTGTTTTCAACCTGGCCGCCGGCATCGCGATCTTCGTCGGATCAGCGGCGATGGGTTTGGCTTGGGACCAGCTTGGTGCCAGCACCGCTTTCGCACTGGCGGCAGCCGTCAATGTCGCTGGGCTGGCGCTGTTCCTGCTGCCGCGCAAATAG
- a CDS encoding gamma-glutamyl-gamma-aminobutyrate hydrolase family protein yields the protein MTNPLIGLTLDVDAPRGLSKAPHYSLRATYTQAVSSAGGMPMCLPHEPEMVEAYADTIAGLVVTGGGFDVNPALFGENTKHATVRTKEGRTSFELGIVKAMLKRNKPVLGICGGQQLINVILGGTLIQHIEDEVADSLLHEQPNPRTEPGHKVKLTPGTLLQRIIGAEELPVNSAHHQAVKSVGAGVVVNATAPDGVIEGIEDPRYKFCLGVQWHPELNVSAGDAKILSAFVDAARVSSVVAA from the coding sequence ATGACCAATCCCCTCATCGGCCTCACCTTGGATGTCGATGCCCCGCGCGGCCTTTCCAAGGCACCGCATTATTCCCTGCGCGCCACCTATACCCAGGCGGTGTCGAGCGCCGGCGGCATGCCCATGTGCCTGCCCCATGAACCCGAGATGGTCGAGGCCTATGCCGACACCATTGCCGGCCTGGTCGTGACCGGCGGCGGCTTCGACGTCAACCCGGCGCTGTTCGGCGAGAACACCAAGCATGCGACTGTGCGCACCAAGGAAGGTCGCACGTCGTTCGAGCTCGGCATCGTGAAGGCAATGCTGAAGCGCAACAAGCCGGTGCTCGGCATCTGCGGTGGCCAGCAGCTTATCAATGTCATTTTGGGGGGAACCCTTATCCAGCATATCGAGGATGAGGTCGCGGATTCGCTGCTCCACGAACAGCCCAACCCGCGCACCGAGCCCGGGCATAAGGTCAAGCTGACCCCCGGCACGCTCCTGCAGCGGATCATCGGTGCTGAAGAACTGCCTGTGAACAGCGCACATCACCAGGCGGTGAAGTCGGTCGGTGCAGGTGTGGTCGTCAACGCAACCGCCCCCGACGGGGTGATCGAGGGGATCGAGGACCCTCGCTATAAATTCTGCCTTGGGGTGCAGTGGCATCCCGAACTCAATGTCTCGGCAGGCGATGCCAAGATCCTTTCTGCCTTCGTTGATGCGGCCCGTGTTTCATCGGTCGTCGCAGCATGA
- the rsmD gene encoding 16S rRNA (guanine(966)-N(2))-methyltransferase RsmD: MRVDSGSHRGTRLAVPEGSDVRPTSDRARQAIFNILVHGHDVVAGAKVLDVFAGSGALGLEALSRGATSLIAIEKDRAAADCIKQNIAACQETQRSTIVLGDALNPPEAHRHARFTPADLAFLDPPYGQDLIVPALTALDRRGWIAANALIVAEMGGRDAFAPPPGFSLVDERRYGKARIIFLQRDA; encoded by the coding sequence ATGCGCGTCGATTCAGGTAGCCATCGTGGAACCCGCCTCGCTGTCCCGGAAGGCAGCGATGTGCGGCCGACCTCGGACCGGGCACGCCAGGCGATCTTCAACATCCTCGTCCACGGCCACGATGTGGTCGCCGGGGCCAAGGTGCTGGATGTCTTCGCCGGCTCCGGCGCCTTGGGGCTGGAAGCCTTGTCGCGGGGGGCCACGTCACTGATCGCGATCGAGAAGGATCGCGCCGCCGCGGATTGCATCAAGCAGAATATCGCCGCCTGCCAGGAAACCCAGCGCAGTACGATCGTGCTGGGCGACGCGCTCAATCCGCCCGAAGCACACCGCCACGCCCGCTTCACCCCGGCCGATCTGGCCTTTCTGGACCCGCCCTATGGCCAGGATCTGATTGTCCCGGCTTTAACGGCGCTCGACCGGCGCGGATGGATCGCCGCGAATGCTCTGATCGTGGCGGAAATGGGGGGGCGGGATGCGTTCGCGCCACCACCCGGCTTCAGCCTGGTCGATGAGCGGCGCTATGGCAAGGCGCGCATCATCTTCCTGCAACGCGACGCGTGA
- the mutL gene encoding DNA mismatch repair endonuclease MutL: MPIRLLPANLVNQIAAGEVIERPASVVKELVENAVDAGAARVAVELREGGKSFISVTDDGHGMGPRELALAIERHATSKLPDDDLVHIGFFGFRGEALPSIGAVGRLSIASRARGAEEGWIIRVEGGERQGPEPTAITAGTRVELRDLFYAVPARLKFLKTARSEQNAVVEILERIAMAHPEIAFSLTDDGKSVLRLDAAQADLMEAPDAARLKRLGDVMGRDFAANAVALSVEREGLNLSGFAGLPTLNRATAASQYLFVNGRPVRDRLLQGAIRGAYQDFLARDRHPLVALFLNCPPELVDVNVHPAKAEVRFQDPAMVRGLIVGAIRRAMDASGHRASTTVANAAIAAFGGMSGVAAPLPTAYQAMHGGNGQLNRFNAGVVQQAMAAFAPLSPEMARPSGVAHAPMQDNVPQQDYPLGIARAQIFGTYIVAQTKDGMVIVDQHAAHERLVLERMKVALASGGVKRQALLIPEIVELPAKLVGSLLARSAELEELGLAIEAFGHDAIAVREVPALLGQSDVKGLVRDLAEEIAELGAVLSLKEKLEDICGTMACHGSVRAGRQLLPAEMDALLRQMEATPHSGQCNHGRPTYVELKLSDIERLFGRR, translated from the coding sequence ATGCCGATTCGTCTTTTGCCAGCCAATCTCGTCAACCAGATCGCCGCCGGCGAGGTCATCGAACGACCTGCCTCGGTGGTGAAGGAACTGGTCGAGAATGCCGTCGATGCGGGCGCCGCCCGCGTTGCCGTCGAACTGCGCGAGGGTGGCAAGAGCTTTATCAGTGTCACCGATGACGGCCATGGCATGGGCCCTCGCGAGCTGGCCTTGGCCATCGAGCGGCACGCGACCTCGAAACTGCCCGATGACGATCTCGTCCATATCGGCTTCTTCGGTTTCCGCGGCGAGGCCCTGCCCTCGATCGGCGCGGTGGGGCGGCTTTCCATCGCCAGCCGCGCGCGCGGCGCCGAGGAAGGCTGGATCATCCGGGTCGAAGGCGGTGAGCGGCAGGGACCGGAGCCGACCGCCATCACCGCCGGCACGCGGGTCGAGTTGCGCGACTTGTTCTATGCCGTCCCCGCGCGCCTCAAGTTCTTGAAGACCGCGCGGTCCGAGCAGAATGCCGTGGTCGAGATCCTGGAACGGATCGCCATGGCGCATCCCGAAATCGCCTTCTCGTTGACCGATGACGGAAAGAGCGTGCTGCGCCTCGATGCCGCGCAAGCGGACCTCATGGAGGCGCCGGATGCCGCACGGTTGAAGCGCCTCGGCGACGTCATGGGGCGCGATTTCGCCGCGAATGCCGTGGCGCTCTCGGTCGAGCGGGAAGGGCTGAACCTCAGCGGTTTTGCCGGCTTACCAACGCTCAACCGGGCGACGGCTGCCTCGCAATATCTCTTCGTCAATGGCAGGCCGGTGCGCGACCGGCTGTTGCAGGGGGCCATTCGCGGCGCCTATCAGGATTTCCTGGCGCGCGACCGGCACCCGCTGGTGGCCTTGTTCCTCAACTGCCCGCCCGAGCTCGTCGATGTGAATGTGCATCCGGCCAAGGCCGAGGTGCGCTTCCAGGATCCGGCCATGGTGCGCGGCCTCATCGTCGGTGCCATTCGCCGCGCCATGGATGCGTCGGGGCACCGCGCCTCGACCACCGTTGCCAATGCGGCGATCGCGGCCTTCGGTGGCATGTCCGGCGTCGCGGCACCTTTGCCGACAGCCTACCAGGCGATGCATGGCGGCAACGGCCAACTCAATCGCTTCAATGCCGGTGTCGTGCAGCAGGCGATGGCCGCTTTTGCCCCCCTCTCGCCGGAAATGGCGCGGCCATCCGGCGTCGCTCATGCACCGATGCAGGACAATGTCCCCCAACAGGATTATCCGCTGGGCATCGCGCGGGCACAGATCTTTGGCACATATATCGTGGCGCAGACCAAGGACGGCATGGTCATCGTCGACCAGCATGCCGCCCATGAACGCCTGGTCCTGGAGCGCATGAAGGTGGCGCTGGCCAGCGGCGGTGTGAAGCGCCAGGCGCTGCTCATCCCGGAGATCGTCGAACTCCCGGCCAAGCTGGTGGGATCGCTGCTGGCGCGTAGCGCGGAACTCGAGGAACTGGGCCTTGCGATTGAAGCCTTCGGTCACGATGCGATCGCGGTGCGCGAAGTACCGGCCCTGTTGGGACAAAGCGATGTCAAAGGCCTGGTGCGTGATTTGGCGGAAGAAATCGCCGAACTCGGTGCGGTCCTTAGCCTCAAGGAGAAGCTCGAGGACATCTGTGGGACCATGGCGTGCCATGGTTCTGTGCGCGCCGGGCGGCAATTACTGCCAGCCGAAATGGACGCGCTGCTGCGCCAGATGGAGGCGACTCCTCATTCCGGCCAGTGCAATCATGGCCGGCCGACCTATGTTGAGCTGAAGCTCTCCGATATCGAACGGTTGTTCGGGCGTCGATGA
- a CDS encoding RecX family transcriptional regulator produces MADRRPRRLAITDLDQIALDYLARFATTKKRVQEMLTRRIRRSTHFHGDDPTEMLAAIPAVIEKLERNRFLDDQAFAGMKAASLTRRGASRRQIGAKLAQLGINQDMQGMAMESLVEEFGDTEEAAAIAYAKRRRLGRYRARHIAGEQRLVQAKRDLSAMARAGFSFALAKRVLGAADDIDIDGDEG; encoded by the coding sequence ATGGCCGACCGCCGACCTCGCCGCCTCGCGATCACCGATCTCGACCAGATCGCCCTCGATTATCTCGCACGCTTTGCGACTACCAAGAAGCGGGTACAGGAAATGCTGACGCGCCGCATCCGCAGATCGACCCATTTCCACGGCGACGATCCCACCGAGATGCTGGCCGCGATCCCGGCGGTGATCGAAAAGCTGGAGCGCAACCGCTTCCTCGACGACCAGGCCTTTGCCGGCATGAAGGCCGCGAGCCTCACCCGCCGCGGCGCCTCGCGCCGTCAGATCGGCGCCAAGCTCGCGCAGCTCGGCATCAATCAGGACATGCAGGGTATGGCGATGGAAAGCCTGGTCGAGGAATTCGGCGACACCGAGGAGGCAGCGGCCATTGCCTATGCCAAGCGCCGCCGGCTCGGCCGCTACCGCGCCCGGCATATCGCCGGCGAGCAGCGCCTGGTACAGGCCAAGCGTGACCTTTCCGCCATGGCCAGGGCCGGATTCAGCTTTGCGCTCGCCAAACGCGTGCTGGGTGCGGCGGATGATATCGACATCGACGGTGACGAAGGGTAA
- a CDS encoding nucleoside deaminase — protein MELAFRQAEAAYQRAEVPIGAVLVDPVSGEVLAADHNRVEELHDPTAHAEMLVIRAVAMGRKEKRLPFADLYVTLEPCPMCATAISFARLRRVIYAAPDPKGGGVDSGPKIYTLPTCHHRPNVTGGVGEARSAELLRSFFRSRR, from the coding sequence ATGGAACTGGCCTTTCGCCAGGCCGAAGCCGCCTATCAGCGCGCCGAGGTGCCGATCGGCGCCGTCCTGGTCGATCCGGTGAGCGGCGAGGTGCTGGCGGCCGACCACAACCGGGTCGAGGAGCTGCATGATCCGACCGCGCACGCCGAAATGCTCGTGATCCGGGCCGTGGCCATGGGGCGGAAGGAAAAGCGCCTGCCTTTCGCCGATCTCTACGTGACACTGGAACCTTGCCCGATGTGCGCCACCGCGATCTCGTTCGCGCGCCTGCGACGGGTGATCTATGCGGCGCCGGACCCGAAGGGCGGCGGGGTCGACAGCGGGCCCAAAATCTACACCCTCCCCACCTGCCATCATCGGCCGAATGTTACCGGCGGCGTCGGCGAAGCACGGAGTGCCGAGTTGCTGCGGAGTTTCTTCCGGTCGCGGAGATAG
- a CDS encoding glyoxalase, whose translation MSATDQEFPAADDYGRGLKGFGVNLLVRDVARTVAFSRDILLTETAMANEDFAVLRHRVNGQLLAEWMLHADGTYHANPLLGLLPESGVRGAGAELRLYHLDPDAAVARAKAADYVVLNEPADKPHGMREAYILDPDGYCWVVSLPLAKKP comes from the coding sequence ATGAGCGCCACCGACCAGGAATTCCCCGCCGCCGACGATTATGGCCGTGGCCTCAAGGGCTTCGGGGTCAACCTGCTGGTCCGCGACGTGGCGCGCACGGTGGCCTTTTCCCGTGACATCCTGCTCACGGAAACCGCCATGGCGAATGAGGACTTTGCCGTGCTGCGCCACCGCGTGAACGGGCAGCTCCTTGCTGAATGGATGCTGCATGCCGACGGCACCTATCATGCCAATCCGCTTTTGGGCCTGCTGCCTGAAAGCGGCGTCCGCGGCGCCGGCGCCGAATTGCGGCTCTATCACCTCGACCCGGATGCCGCCGTGGCGCGCGCCAAGGCCGCCGACTATGTGGTTCTCAACGAGCCCGCCGACAAACCTCACGGCATGCGCGAGGCCTATATCCTGGACCCGGACGGATATTGCTGGGTGGTCAGCCTGCCATTGGCGAAGAAGCCCTAG
- a CDS encoding GDP-mannose 4,6-dehydratase, whose amino-acid sequence MTILVTGVAGFIGYHVAEALLARGQQVLGLDNMNAYYDTRLKQARLHRLERHPNLRYVFADIGRAPALNAAVQRRHDDITAIVHLAAQAGVRHSIDHPTDYVGPNLSGHLNILELGRHLPKLAHLVYASSSSVYGKSKRVPFAIDDPVDCPTSLYAATKRADELMSISYAQLYHLPLTGLRFFTVFGPWGRPDMAYYRFTQAIFAGEKIEVFGDGSVERDFTYIDDIVAGVLAALDRPPDRHEAMPHRLYNLGSDRPVSLNHLIDLVEQACGQKAQRNIHPPAAGDVPATWADLTLSRADLGYEPKTSLAEGLEKFVAWYRGYAKD is encoded by the coding sequence ATGACCATCCTCGTTACCGGCGTTGCCGGGTTCATTGGCTATCATGTCGCCGAGGCGCTGCTGGCGCGCGGCCAGCAAGTGCTTGGCCTCGACAATATGAATGCCTATTACGACACCAGGCTGAAGCAGGCGCGGCTGCATCGCCTGGAGCGGCATCCCAACCTTCGCTATGTCTTTGCCGATATCGGCCGCGCACCGGCCTTGAACGCCGCCGTGCAGCGGCGGCACGACGACATCACCGCAATCGTTCACTTGGCGGCGCAGGCCGGGGTGCGCCATTCGATCGACCATCCGACCGACTATGTCGGACCGAATCTCAGCGGCCATCTCAACATCCTGGAGCTTGGCCGTCACCTCCCGAAGCTTGCACATCTGGTCTATGCCAGCTCCAGCTCCGTCTATGGCAAGAGCAAGCGGGTTCCCTTTGCAATCGACGACCCGGTCGATTGTCCAACCTCACTCTATGCCGCGACCAAGCGCGCCGATGAGCTGATGAGCATCTCCTATGCCCAGCTCTATCATCTGCCGTTGACGGGCCTGCGCTTCTTCACGGTGTTTGGTCCCTGGGGCCGGCCGGACATGGCCTATTACCGCTTCACCCAGGCGATCTTTGCCGGTGAGAAGATCGAGGTATTCGGCGATGGCAGCGTGGAACGCGATTTTACCTACATCGACGATATCGTGGCCGGCGTGCTCGCGGCACTTGATCGACCGCCAGATCGCCATGAAGCCATGCCGCATCGGCTCTACAATCTCGGTAGCGACCGGCCCGTCAGCCTTAATCACCTGATCGACCTGGTGGAGCAGGCCTGTGGTCAGAAGGCGCAACGCAATATTCATCCGCCGGCAGCGGGCGATGTGCCGGCGACCTGGGCCGATCTTACCTTGAGCCGTGCCGATCTCGGCTATGAACCCAAAACGTCGCTGGCCGAGGGGCTGGAAAAGTTCGTGGCGTGGTACCGGGGGTATGCGAAGGACTAG